Proteins from a single region of Desulfobacter postgatei 2ac9:
- a CDS encoding methyl-accepting chemotaxis protein, whose product MTLKTKLIVGGVVAAILPLVVVGVFSIIKSSTALVGIAEGQAKLTAQNLATMVDLSMKQEVGKAEAMASESSIREIAKGSGNEEALTAAETYLAAVYKKIGENYVFFFVTDSSGQVIADSDYGKYRRENMNLADRDYFQAAKSGKSVISEPLISKASGLNIFVVAVPLQDNSGSFAGILGVSVKLSVLSEEITQVKIGETGYPFMLAKDGVFIAHPVKDYIFKLNVSKLDGMEEIARRSLAQEAGVEKYRFKGTDKIAGFAPVPATGWSLVVTQDESEFLASVVSIRNMVLAAGGIFLVLTVLAVLWFVKGIMALLGHDPSEIANVANQIAAGDLTYQFPTTGKPLTGVYASMQQMTTNLKNMFNDISQGIQTLTSSSTELSAVSQQMTSGAERSSQKANNVASAAEEMATAMNSVAAATEQTSANLQMIVAAAEEMSATINEIASNTAKGSQTTTQAVEKAEHISQRVDALGRAAAEISKVTEAIADISEQTNLLALNATIEAARAGEAGKGFAVVAGEIKELAKQTARATEEIGLKIGEVQTSTTESVEAIKAIVEIIDDINSIVSSVATAIEEQSATTQEISNNVSQAATGVQEVNENVNQTSTVAAQVTADVHQVSQSADEITAGSMQINESALELSKLSESLNEMVSRFKL is encoded by the coding sequence ATGACATTAAAAACAAAATTAATCGTTGGTGGTGTGGTGGCGGCAATCCTGCCACTGGTCGTTGTGGGGGTATTTTCGATCATCAAATCTTCCACCGCACTGGTCGGTATTGCCGAGGGACAGGCCAAGCTTACCGCCCAAAATCTTGCAACCATGGTGGACCTTTCGATGAAACAGGAAGTCGGGAAAGCCGAGGCCATGGCATCGGAATCCTCTATCCGGGAAATAGCCAAAGGATCTGGAAATGAAGAGGCGTTGACCGCTGCAGAGACCTATTTGGCAGCAGTTTATAAAAAGATTGGAGAAAATTATGTGTTCTTTTTTGTTACCGATTCATCCGGCCAGGTGATCGCTGACAGTGATTATGGCAAATACAGGCGGGAAAATATGAATTTGGCAGACAGGGACTATTTCCAGGCTGCCAAATCGGGCAAAAGTGTCATAAGTGAGCCTCTTATTTCAAAGGCAAGCGGGCTGAACATCTTTGTGGTTGCCGTTCCGTTGCAGGACAACTCCGGTTCATTTGCCGGGATTCTGGGTGTGTCTGTAAAACTTTCCGTTCTGTCTGAAGAGATTACACAGGTGAAAATTGGAGAAACCGGCTATCCTTTTATGCTGGCTAAAGACGGTGTTTTTATCGCTCACCCTGTAAAGGATTATATTTTCAAACTCAATGTGTCCAAGCTTGACGGCATGGAGGAGATTGCCAGAAGATCACTGGCCCAGGAAGCAGGCGTTGAAAAATATCGTTTTAAAGGCACTGACAAGATCGCCGGTTTCGCACCCGTACCTGCCACAGGCTGGAGTCTTGTGGTCACCCAGGATGAATCGGAGTTTTTAGCCTCTGTGGTCTCTATCCGGAATATGGTTCTTGCTGCCGGCGGCATCTTTCTGGTTTTGACCGTACTGGCTGTACTGTGGTTTGTTAAAGGCATTATGGCGCTGCTGGGCCATGATCCGTCTGAAATTGCCAATGTGGCCAACCAGATCGCTGCAGGAGACTTGACCTATCAATTCCCAACGACCGGCAAACCGCTCACCGGGGTGTATGCCAGTATGCAGCAGATGACAACCAATTTGAAAAATATGTTTAATGACATTTCCCAGGGTATTCAGACACTGACATCTTCTTCCACGGAGCTGTCTGCGGTGTCCCAGCAGATGACCTCCGGGGCCGAGCGGTCATCCCAAAAGGCCAATAACGTTGCTTCGGCCGCAGAAGAGATGGCAACGGCGATGAACAGTGTCGCCGCCGCCACAGAGCAGACAAGTGCCAACCTTCAGATGATTGTCGCCGCAGCAGAAGAAATGTCCGCAACGATCAATGAAATCGCATCAAATACAGCCAAGGGAAGCCAGACCACGACCCAGGCGGTTGAAAAAGCCGAACACATTTCCCAGAGAGTGGATGCGTTAGGCAGGGCTGCTGCTGAGATCAGCAAAGTGACGGAAGCCATAGCCGATATCTCCGAACAGACCAATCTTCTGGCACTGAATGCAACCATCGAGGCCGCAAGGGCCGGCGAGGCGGGCAAAGGGTTCGCTGTGGTGGCTGGTGAAATCAAGGAACTTGCAAAGCAGACGGCCCGGGCGACTGAAGAAATCGGGTTGAAAATTGGTGAGGTTCAGACAAGCACCACGGAATCTGTTGAGGCGATAAAAGCAATCGTTGAAATTATAGACGATATTAATTCCATTGTTTCATCAGTTGCCACGGCCATAGAAGAGCAGTCTGCGACAACCCAGGAAATTTCCAATAATGTCAGTCAGGCAGCCACCGGTGTTCAGGAGGTCAATGAAAACGTCAACCAGACCTCCACCGTAGCTGCACAGGTCACCGCAGATGTCCATCAGGTGAGCCAGTCTGCTGACGAGATCACAGCCGGAAGCATGCAGATCAATGAGAGTGCTTTGGAATTATCTAAACTATCGGAAAGTCTTAATGAGATGGTCAGCCGGTTTAAGCTGTAA
- a CDS encoding response regulator: MSKETILIVDDEEDILELIKFNLKGEGYNILQAMTGEEAIKIAKQSGPDLMVLDLMLPGIDGLEVTRYMKNNNTTMHIPIVMLTAKGEESDIVAGLELGANDYISKPFSPRELTARIRAILRRRRENGGEAPVRVRQEGDMVIDRAKHQVTIEGKIIELTLSEFELLSFLAEKKGWVFTRGQIVDAIHGENYAVTERSIDVIIVGLRKKLGAYSSCIETVRGVGYRFKE, from the coding sequence ATGTCCAAAGAGACCATATTGATTGTTGATGATGAGGAAGACATTCTTGAATTGATAAAATTCAATCTCAAGGGCGAGGGGTACAATATACTTCAAGCCATGACCGGGGAAGAGGCCATTAAAATTGCCAAACAGTCCGGCCCGGATCTCATGGTGCTGGATCTTATGCTGCCCGGAATTGACGGGCTTGAAGTTACCAGGTATATGAAAAACAACAATACCACCATGCATATTCCCATTGTGATGCTCACGGCAAAGGGCGAGGAGTCCGATATCGTGGCCGGTCTGGAACTCGGGGCCAATGATTACATATCCAAGCCTTTCAGTCCAAGGGAGCTTACGGCACGGATTCGCGCCATCCTGCGCCGACGCCGGGAGAACGGCGGTGAAGCGCCGGTCCGTGTCCGTCAGGAAGGGGATATGGTCATTGACCGGGCCAAACACCAGGTCACCATTGAAGGTAAAATTATTGAACTGACCTTGTCCGAGTTTGAACTGCTCTCCTTTCTGGCGGAGAAAAAAGGCTGGGTGTTTACCCGGGGGCAGATTGTGGATGCCATCCACGGTGAAAATTATGCAGTGACAGAGCGCAGTATTGATGTGATTATCGTGGGGCTGCGTAAAAAACTGGGTGCCTATTCATCGTGTATTGAAACTGTTCGGGGTGTGGGATATCGGTTTAAGGAATAG
- a CDS encoding virulence RhuM family protein: MKRDKNKQRQKAGKKETSIDYDVTAQSTDREILQDAGRVTAEIAKAHAESEFEKYRIQRPDYY, encoded by the coding sequence ATGAAGAGGGATAAAAACAAGCAACGTCAAAAAGCTGGAAAAAAAGAGACATCCATTGATTATGATGTGACTGCTCAATCCACCGACCGGGAAATCCTGCAGGACGCTGGAAGGGTAACGGCGGAAATAGCCAAGGCCCACGCCGAAAGCGAATTTGAAAAATACCGAATTCAACGCCCGGACTATTATTAA
- a CDS encoding PP2C family protein-serine/threonine phosphatase: MVDAYSILVIDDNLLNLKLIEKVLTKEGYNTLLSDNGPDARRIAAQEHPDLILLDIEMPDEDGFEVIRKLKNDPATVTIPVLFLTGVSEVDVKLKGFELGAVDYIVKPFHPEEVLARVRIHLKLSIATNSLVHEQARKLRQITQAQNALLPRPEDFPNAGFSVFYRPLEEAGGDFYDILNISNQITGYFLADSSGHDIEISYTTASVKALLAQNCTPLYSPCESMKMINDVLVEILPEDKYLTACYMHLNRGTRIMTLVNAGHPPVIYMPKGKKPFFIKVPGDILGMFTDAAFGIKRFSVNEGDRFFLYSDGMVESKEKKISWVAGVQRLLSVFEGVGQINLSLLPNTLISRIFNGYPMPEDDIVLLCIEV, encoded by the coding sequence ATGGTCGACGCATATTCCATACTTGTGATTGATGACAATTTGTTGAATCTGAAGCTCATTGAGAAAGTCCTGACCAAGGAGGGGTATAATACCCTTTTGTCGGATAATGGACCTGATGCCAGGCGTATAGCTGCGCAAGAACATCCGGATCTTATCCTGCTGGACATTGAAATGCCGGATGAAGACGGATTTGAAGTTATTCGGAAGCTTAAAAATGATCCGGCCACCGTCACCATCCCCGTGCTTTTTTTAACGGGTGTGTCCGAAGTGGATGTCAAGCTCAAGGGTTTTGAACTTGGGGCCGTGGATTATATCGTCAAGCCCTTTCATCCCGAAGAGGTCCTGGCCCGGGTGCGTATTCACCTTAAACTTTCCATTGCCACCAACTCCCTGGTGCATGAACAGGCCAGAAAGCTGCGCCAGATAACCCAAGCCCAGAATGCCTTGCTGCCCAGGCCCGAAGATTTTCCCAATGCCGGATTCAGTGTTTTCTACCGGCCCCTGGAAGAGGCGGGCGGAGATTTTTATGATATTTTAAATATTTCAAATCAGATCACCGGGTATTTTTTGGCGGATTCCTCGGGACATGATATTGAAATCTCCTACACCACTGCATCTGTCAAGGCGCTTCTGGCCCAGAACTGCACCCCGCTATATTCGCCCTGTGAGAGCATGAAAATGATCAATGACGTGCTTGTGGAAATTCTGCCGGAAGACAAATATCTCACCGCATGCTACATGCACCTCAATCGCGGCACCAGGATCATGACCCTGGTGAATGCAGGCCATCCCCCTGTGATTTACATGCCCAAGGGTAAAAAACCTTTTTTTATCAAAGTTCCGGGAGATATCCTGGGCATGTTCACCGATGCTGCCTTTGGTATCAAAAGATTTTCAGTTAATGAAGGGGACCGGTTTTTTCTTTATTCAGATGGCATGGTGGAATCCAAAGAAAAGAAAATATCATGGGTTGCAGGGGTGCAACGGCTTTTATCCGTTTTTGAGGGGGTGGGGCAGATTAACCTTTCCCTTCTCCCAAACACACTCATTTCCCGGATTTTTAACGGCTATCCCATGCCCGAGGATGATATTGTTCTTTTATGCATTGAGGTGTGA
- the phoU gene encoding phosphate signaling complex protein PhoU: MTNQLTRAMHKIKNEILSLGAMVEDRFKKAIYAVKTKDLGQAIEIIETDYLVDAQEIEVEEECVKTLALYHPVATDLRLITAVIKINNDLERIADYAVNIARRFKTSGQSSNSFQYDYTAMAEQAAKMLKFSLDALVSLDRDLAYKVREMDEQVNTMRNEAYSVMKDAIRKNPEQVEEIINMYLISRHIERVGDHTKNIAEEVIYLIEGEIIRHS; the protein is encoded by the coding sequence ATGACAAACCAGCTTACCCGGGCCATGCACAAAATCAAAAACGAGATTCTATCTCTTGGTGCCATGGTCGAAGATCGGTTCAAAAAAGCCATATATGCCGTCAAGACAAAAGATCTTGGGCAGGCCATTGAGATCATTGAAACCGATTACCTGGTGGATGCCCAGGAGATTGAGGTCGAAGAGGAATGCGTGAAAACCCTTGCCCTGTATCATCCTGTGGCAACGGATCTAAGGCTGATTACCGCCGTGATCAAAATCAACAATGACCTTGAGCGTATTGCCGACTATGCCGTGAACATTGCCCGGCGTTTTAAGACAAGCGGCCAAAGTTCAAATTCCTTTCAATATGACTACACGGCCATGGCCGAACAGGCGGCAAAAATGCTTAAATTCAGTCTGGATGCCCTTGTCAGCCTGGATAGAGATCTGGCATATAAAGTCCGGGAAATGGATGAGCAGGTCAATACCATGCGAAATGAAGCCTACAGTGTCATGAAAGATGCCATACGCAAGAATCCGGAACAGGTTGAGGAAATTATTAATATGTATCTGATTTCAAGGCATATTGAACGGGTGGGCGATCACACTAAAAATATCGCAGAGGAGGTCATTTACCTGATAGAAGGTGAGATTATCCGTCATTCCTGA
- a CDS encoding Hpt domain-containing protein, which produces MNFRNIESFLSIDTDEAEKLGRLLAGILTSDLEKIRRGIRENDPESIRFVAHSIKGASGNLGFESLSQLAAVMETRTRAGRLDGLEDLLLEMQHLLEKLEESLSGK; this is translated from the coding sequence ATGAATTTTCGGAATATTGAGTCTTTCCTAAGCATTGATACCGATGAAGCCGAAAAGCTGGGTCGCCTTCTGGCGGGTATCCTGACATCTGATCTGGAAAAAATCCGTCGGGGTATCCGCGAGAATGATCCGGAATCCATTCGTTTTGTGGCACATTCCATAAAGGGCGCCTCCGGGAATCTGGGATTTGAAAGTCTTTCTCAGCTGGCAGCGGTTATGGAGACCCGTACCCGGGCGGGCCGGCTTGACGGTTTGGAGGATCTGCTTTTGGAAATGCAGCACCTTTTAGAAAAGCTTGAAGAGAGTCTGTCAGGCAAGTGA
- a CDS encoding plasmid pRiA4b ORF-3 family protein, translated as MNKRFYLLKIQLLDIEPAIWRRFVVPASITLDRLHDVIQIVMGWTDSHLHEFTIGKKRYTEYPESKEDGLVCGRYRLGDLIKQKGRTFGYLYDFGDSWEHELVLEESRYFNPELRTELVCLEGEQACPPEDVGGVPGYFEFCNALKDPSHEEHEGYMEWSGGDYDSERFDSDSINWELMKYLRWSRDRYQNWGGVE; from the coding sequence ATGAACAAACGATTTTATTTGCTGAAAATACAACTGCTTGATATCGAACCGGCAATCTGGCGTCGTTTTGTGGTGCCCGCCAGCATTACACTGGACCGGCTGCACGATGTTATCCAGATTGTCATGGGTTGGACCGACAGCCATCTGCACGAATTCACCATCGGTAAGAAACGATACACGGAATACCCGGAATCGAAAGAAGACGGGCTGGTCTGCGGCAGATACCGTCTTGGAGATCTGATCAAACAGAAAGGCCGCACCTTTGGTTATCTGTATGATTTCGGGGACAGCTGGGAGCATGAACTTGTTCTGGAGGAAAGCCGTTATTTCAATCCGGAACTCAGAACGGAGCTGGTCTGTCTTGAAGGCGAACAGGCATGCCCTCCTGAAGATGTGGGCGGCGTACCCGGCTACTTTGAATTCTGCAACGCCCTGAAGGACCCGAGCCATGAAGAACACGAAGGTTACATGGAATGGTCCGGCGGCGATTACGACAGTGAGCGGTTTGATTCCGATTCTATCAATTGGGAATTGATGAAATACCTCCGTTGGTCCCGGGACAGGTATCAAAACTGGGGCGGCGTTGAATGA
- a CDS encoding sensor histidine kinase, with protein sequence MHRKKTKLIWRVFPSFLVIILLSLTVEAWYSTSYFKNFFLETAQRELVVRASLLQDRFAQALYVDGLSPQNIDALCKTLGEKIQTRITVILHSGEVIGDSFARVETMENHRKRPEIQEALSGGKSVAVRYSDTLDKNMMYIALPIVYNRSDPAVIRTAVSLSGIDAEVEAMRNSIVLVLLLTTMAAALASLYVSRRITNPVEQMRQEAQAFSMGNLTHRLSYPDTEELAQLAEAMNFMASELNKKIIDTRNHSQELEAVHASMQEGVIAINAQEQIITINKAAAKIFDFSPEILKTKHVLEVARNYDLQVFIKKALATSEPVEDDIVIDRGERMVLNIHSTALYDTQDKRMGTLIIFRDITRIRLLETMHKDFAANVSHELKTPLTAIKGFIEIILEMMPDNGGTLSQDSVAQYGRFLGIIEKNVNRMVSLIDDLLALARLERLKGTDVQFEAHPLAGLIQKAVGFCADRAQARSVTVDVHCPEGVAAMVDPTLMEQAVFNLVDNAVKYSSDGTSVSIHAEQKGHDIEIQVKDTGPGIDQEHLPKIFNRFYRVDKGRSRDQGGTGLGLAIVKHIVQYHNGRIEVESRRGKGTCFTITIPGATEKHMVSG encoded by the coding sequence ATGCACCGTAAAAAAACAAAGCTCATTTGGCGGGTTTTTCCATCATTTCTGGTTATTATTCTTTTGTCCCTGACCGTTGAAGCCTGGTATTCAACCAGCTATTTTAAAAATTTTTTTCTTGAAACCGCCCAGCGCGAACTCGTGGTCAGGGCCTCTTTGTTGCAGGACCGGTTTGCACAAGCCCTGTATGTGGATGGCTTGTCGCCACAGAATATTGATGCCCTGTGCAAAACTTTGGGAGAAAAAATTCAAACCCGCATTACGGTGATTCTGCATTCAGGGGAGGTGATCGGTGACTCCTTTGCCAGGGTGGAAACTATGGAAAATCACAGGAAACGGCCTGAGATTCAGGAGGCGCTTTCCGGTGGAAAGAGTGTGGCCGTACGCTACAGTGACACCCTTGATAAAAACATGATGTATATTGCCCTTCCCATTGTTTACAACCGGTCTGACCCCGCTGTGATCCGGACGGCTGTCTCACTTTCAGGTATTGATGCCGAGGTTGAGGCCATGCGCAATTCAATTGTCCTGGTTCTGCTTTTGACCACCATGGCCGCGGCCCTGGCAAGCCTGTATGTTTCAAGACGCATCACTAATCCCGTGGAGCAGATGCGTCAAGAGGCCCAGGCGTTTTCCATGGGTAACCTGACCCATCGATTGTCCTATCCCGATACCGAAGAACTGGCTCAACTGGCCGAGGCTATGAATTTTATGGCCTCAGAACTTAATAAAAAGATCATAGATACCAGAAACCACAGTCAAGAACTTGAAGCGGTTCACGCCAGTATGCAGGAGGGCGTAATCGCCATTAACGCTCAGGAGCAGATCATTACCATCAATAAGGCTGCTGCCAAAATATTTGACTTCTCTCCGGAGATTCTCAAAACAAAGCATGTGCTTGAGGTTGCCAGAAATTATGACCTGCAGGTATTCATTAAAAAGGCCCTTGCCACCAGTGAACCTGTGGAAGATGATATCGTGATTGACAGAGGCGAGCGAATGGTGCTCAATATCCATTCCACGGCTTTGTACGACACCCAGGACAAGCGCATGGGCACCCTGATCATTTTTCGTGACATCACCCGGATCCGGTTGCTTGAAACCATGCACAAGGATTTTGCGGCAAATGTTTCCCACGAATTAAAAACGCCTTTGACCGCGATCAAAGGCTTCATTGAGATCATTTTGGAGATGATGCCGGACAACGGCGGCACCTTATCCCAGGATTCCGTGGCCCAGTATGGCAGGTTTCTGGGGATCATCGAAAAAAACGTCAACCGGATGGTCAGCCTGATTGATGACCTTCTGGCTCTGGCAAGACTGGAGCGCCTTAAAGGGACCGATGTTCAGTTTGAGGCCCATCCCCTGGCCGGCCTGATCCAAAAGGCTGTTGGGTTTTGCGCGGACAGGGCCCAGGCCCGGAGCGTAACCGTGGACGTTCACTGCCCGGAAGGCGTTGCCGCCATGGTGGACCCCACGCTCATGGAGCAGGCTGTGTTTAATCTGGTGGACAATGCCGTAAAGTACAGCAGTGACGGAACAAGTGTCAGCATTCATGCAGAACAAAAAGGCCACGATATAGAAATCCAGGTCAAAGATACGGGGCCTGGCATTGATCAAGAGCATCTGCCGAAAATATTCAATCGATTTTACCGGGTGGATAAGGGCAGAAGCCGGGACCAGGGCGGTACAGGACTGGGGTTGGCCATTGTTAAGCATATTGTCCAGTACCACAACGGCCGTATTGAGGTGGAAAGTCGGCGGGGGAAGGGGACATGCTTCACCATCACCATTCCCGGGGCTACAGAAAAGCACATGGTCTCAGGGTAA
- a CDS encoding ATP-binding protein — protein sequence MMPDILGFYEIKEEKDRLFIRFSSTMEHIDTACAAVLLFLRSKGPKFFPHLFAVNLGMREAMANAVRHGNKYDLDKLVSMELDISGDEWLRMKISDQGPGFEWVQVQDQVLPDEADHGRGMRIMQTYFDRFSYNKKGNTLYLEKHIF from the coding sequence ATGATGCCTGATATCCTGGGTTTTTATGAAATCAAAGAGGAGAAAGATCGTCTCTTCATACGGTTTTCCTCCACCATGGAACATATTGATACGGCCTGTGCCGCAGTCCTTCTTTTTCTTAGATCCAAGGGACCAAAGTTTTTCCCCCATTTGTTTGCCGTCAATTTAGGTATGCGCGAAGCCATGGCAAATGCCGTGCGTCATGGCAATAAATACGATTTGGATAAACTTGTCTCCATGGAACTGGACATAAGCGGGGACGAATGGCTTCGTATGAAGATTTCCGACCAGGGGCCGGGTTTTGAATGGGTGCAAGTCCAGGACCAGGTACTCCCTGATGAAGCTGACCACGGCAGGGGCATGCGTATCATGCAAACCTATTTTGACCGTTTCAGTTATAACAAAAAGGGCAATACCCTCTATCTTGAAAAACATATTTTTTAA